The DNA window CATGGAATTCCACTTGCCTCTATCTATCTCTAGCCTACCAGTTTCTAAAGCCTCACAAGGTTGAGCCTTGCACTTATACCTTAAACTTAATAGACCGCCTACGCACCCTTTACGCCCAATAATTCCGGATAACGCTTGCCCCCTATGTATTACCGCGGCTGCTGGCACATAGTTAGCCGGGGCTTATTCATTAAGTACCGTCACTCACAGATCATTTCCTATCCGTGACATTCTTCCTTAATAAAAGAACTTTACATACCGAAATACGTCTTCATTCACGCGGCGTTGCTCGGTCAGGGTTTCCCCCATTGCCGAAAATTCCCTACTGCTGCCTCCCGTAGGAGTTTGGGCCGTGTCTCAGTCCCAATGTGGCCGTTCGACCTCTCAGTCCGGCTACGCATCATCGCCTTGGTAGGCCTCTACCCCACCAACTAGCTAATGCGCCGCAGGCCTTTCTCTAAGTGTGGCTTGAAAGCCCCTTTAAATCATTCGAGATGCCTCAAATGATCCTATCCAGTTTTAGCGACCGTTTCCAGTCGTTATCCTCGTCTTAGAGGTAAGTTACCTACGTGTTACTCACCCGTTCGCCACTCACTACCGAAGTAATGCGTTCGACTTGCATGTATTAGGCACGCCGCCAGCGTTCATCCTGAGCCAGGATCAAACTCTCCAAAAAATATTTGAATTGTAAGAATTAGCTCTTATTTGTTATCTGTCTTTTCATCCAGATCCGTTTTATTTTGTTTGTAATAAATTTCCTCATCATTATTCAGTTTTCAAAGACCTATTTTGCAACATGCACCTTAATTCGTGCTGTTATATTTTAACATCATAAAACAGGGTTGTCAAGAGTTTAATTAAACTTTTATAAACCCGAATTAACTGATGTAAAAAGTGGTGGGGGGGGACGGTTTCGAACCGCCGAACCCTTAGGGAGCAGATTTACAGTCTGCCGCGTTTAGCCTCTTCGCTACCCCCCCGTTTGTTCGGTTGCTTTATTATTCTAACCTAGATAGATTAAAAATGCAACACCTATTCTCACTTTTTTGTAAGTTTTGTTTTTCCGCGATTTCTATTTCTTAATTTTCTTATCGAGTTCGTACTTAGGAATCATTACCTCACGCGCGCAACCCGTGCATTTTATTTTTATGTCCGCGCCAATACGCACGACTTCCCATGTATTTGAGCCACAAACATGGGGTTTTTTAGTCGTAATCAAATCCTTGAGTTTATAAGTCATCATTTAGATAATTTCTCAACAAGCTCTTCTAATTCTTTTAAAGACTTGTAATTGATCACTAATTTTTTATCAGTGACTGTTGTCTTCATACCGAGCTTATCTTTTAAAGTTTGTTCGTATGTGACATACACTTTGGCTTTAGGCTCACGTTTTTGTTTGTTTGTCTTCTCTTCTTTTTGTGCAAGTGCCTCGATTTGTCTTACAGATAAATCTTGTTCGATGATCTTTCTGGCAAGTTGTTTTATTCTTAATGAGTCATCCAATTTTGAAAGCACTCTTGCATGAGCCATCGATAACTCGTTATTAAGTAACATTGTTTGGACTTCTTCTGGTAAGTTTAATAACCCTAAGATGTTAGTGACATAGCTTCTGGATTTGCCAATCTTTTCAGAAAGAGACTTTTGAGTGATTTCCATTGTTCTCATGATATTGGCATAAGCTTCAGCTTCCTCAATTGGAGATAGGTTTTCTCTTTGAAGGTTTTCTACTAAAGAAATCTCAGCGACTTTACCTGGATCATATGAACGAATAATTGAAGGTACGGTCTTTAACCCTACTTGTTTAGCTGCACGATAACGTCTTTCACCACTAACAATCATGTAGCCATCTTTTACAGCTTTAACGATAATTGGTTGGAAAATCCCATGTTCAGCGATAGATTGTGCTAAATCATTGATTTTTTCTGGATCAAACACACGTCTTGGCTGATATGGGTTAGCGGTGATCTCTTCAATCGCGATTTCAACGATTTTTTCACCTTCTAATACATCATCAATGGTGTTTTCTAACAACAAATCCTTTAGGCCACGGCCTAGAACTTTACTATTTGTTTTCATTGTTCTCGATTAACTCCTTCGCTAAAGATTTATATAGTACTGCAGCACTGGATTTCGGTGCATAGGTTAATATCGGTACGCCATATGTTGGAGCAACTTGTGCAGCAACATTACTGGTAATAAAGGTTTTGAATACGCCTTCTTGGAAGTATTCCTTGACTTCATTAACAATTGCCCAACCCGCTTTGGTTCTTTTGTCTAACATGGTTAATAATACGCCTTCGATTGTTAACTCGCGCTTATTAACTTTCAAATTCTTTTGTACCACTCGAATGGTATTTAGAAGTTGAGTTAACCCATCTATGGCTAAGAATTGACACTGGATTGGAATTAAAACAGAATCAGATGCATAAAGCGCATTTAGGGTTGAAATGCCTAATGCCGGTGCACAATCGATTAAAACATAATCGTATTGAGCTTTGACTTTGGCAACAATGCTATCCAATACAAATGTGTGGTCGTTTTGTTCTAATAACTTCATATCGATTCCAGCTAAATCTATGGTAGCTGGTACTAAATCTAGTGTTTTTTTGTCGGCTACTTGAATGGGAATAATCACTTCTTTTATGGTTTTGATGCCCATTAATGCGTCATACAAATTCCCTGTCAGCTTACTTCTGTTTATCCCTAAACTCGTAGTTGCAGATCCTTGTGCATCAAAATCAATCAACAAGACTTTCTTACCGTAATATGCAAGAGAAGCTGCTAAATTGACACTGGTTGTTGTTTTTCCTACTCCACCTTTTTGATTGGCTACGGAAATGACTTTGCCCATAAGGACCTCCTATAATGGTTTTTTCTTAATATCTTTAAATGCCCTTGGATAATGATTGTTTTCTTTAATCTTTTTTACTTTCAATAAGTGTCTTTCACCATACCCATTTGGAAGTAAAAAAGAGATGATTTCTTCTACTTTCCCACCTAGGATGCCAATTCCACGTTTCGCAAGGTTAAGTTCTTCTTCTAGATTAGATGCCTTCATTGCGACAAGATACCCGCCTGTTTTCACAAACGGTAACGCAAGTTCATCTAATATATTAATGGGCGCTACTGCCCTAGCCGTTACTAGATCATAATGGTTTCTTCTTTGTAATACAAAGTTTTCGGCTCTATCCGCAACCAATTCAACATCATTAATGCCTAAGTGATTAAGCAGTTCCCCGAGAAACGTGATGCGTTTGTTAAGCGAATCAACGATGGTTAGTTTTACATTTGGATAAAAGATCTTTATAACAATCCCCGGAAAACCAGCGCCTGATCCAATATCAAGCATAGTATCTACTTTAGATAAGTCAATCCCTTTGGATAGACTTAAAGAATCGTAGAAATGTTTGTAGTAAACGCCTTCTAAATCTGTGATTGCAGTCAAATTCATAACAGCATTCTTCTCTGTTAAAAAGGCATAATACTGATCTAGTTTTTCTAATTGGCTATCCGTTGGAGTGATACCCAGTGATGAAAATATGTTCATATTACCTCAAGGATTCTAGATAAACTAATAAAATTGAGATGTCACTTGGGTTAACACCACTGATTCGGGATGCTTGGCCAAGTGTCATTGGTCTAATTTTCTTCAGTTTATCTCTAGCTTCAATTGCTAGGTTTCTAATTAAGTCGTAGTTAATATCTGTTGGAATTGGTTTATCATCCACTCTAATCATCTTTTCTGCTTCTTTTTGAGCTTTATCGATGTATCCTGAGTATTTGATCTGAATCTCTACTTGTTCTAATACCGCTTCACTATAAGTGTTTGGATAGAACTCATTAATCATATTATAACGAATTTGTGGGCGTTTTAATAGTTCATAAAGTGTGGTTCTGTCATTAAGTTTTGCTGAACCGGTACTTCTAATCAATTGATTGTTTTCTTCAGTTGGATTGATATATACGGTTTTTAACGTTTCTTTTAAGGTTTCAATGTCTTGTTTCTTCGCTAAGAACTTATCATAACGTTCTTGATCAAGTAATCCTAATTGATACCCATATTCACGTAGTCTGATGTCTGCATTGTCATGTCTTAGTAATAATCTATGTTCTGCTCTTGATGTTAATAAACGATAAGGTTCTTTTGTGCCTTTTGTGATTAAGTCATCAATTAAGACACCAATATAGGCTTCATTACGTTTTAAGATAAATGGTTTTTCACCACGTACTTTCAAGACAGCGTTAATCCCTGCCATTATTCCTTGTCCTGCGGCTTCTTCATACCCGGAGGTTCCGTTAATTTGTCCAGCACAAAATAAGTTTTCAACTAATCTGGTTTCTAAGGATTGAAAGAGTTGAGTAGGGTTGATTGCATCATACTCAATGGCGTAAGCATATTTAGTTATAATTGCATTTTCTAGTCCTTTGACTGAGTGAACGATACGTTCTTGAACGTCTCTTGGCATACTGGTTGATAACCCTTGAACGTAAATCTCATCCAATGCCATCGATTCTGGTTCTAAGAAGATTTGGTGACGTTCTTTATCAGAAAAACGAACCACTTTATCTTCAATCGATGGACAGTATCTAGGTCCTACCCCTTCAACAATCCCACCATACATTGCACTTGCATCTAGATTTAGGGTAATAATTCCATGTGTGTTTAAGTTGGTATGTGTTAAGAAACATGGTTCTTGATGACCCATTTCTTTAATTTCTGGATCAAATGAAAAGGTTTGGAATTTATCATCTGCATATTGAGGGGTTGTAACATCATAGTTAATTGAAGATTTTAAGATACGAGGTGGTGTACCTGTCTTTAGTCTGACAATTTCAAACCCTAAACGTTTAAGTTGTCCGCTAATCCCAAAGGTTGTTGGTTGATTATCTGGTCCGGAAGTGGTTGCGACATGACCAATTAAGATACGACTATGTAAATAGGTTCCTGTGGTAATGACGACTGTTTTGGAGCTTATTTGCTCTCCATTTTCTAGTTTAATCCCTTTGGCTTTACCTTCTTCAATGATCAGTTCATCTACTAAGGCTTCAAGCAATGTTAAATTAGGCGTATTTTGTAATACGTCTAACATGATTTTTGGGTATTCAAGTTTGTCAATTTGTGCTCTTAATGCCCATACTGCTGGACCTTTTGACAAATTAAGCATCTTCATTTGAATTTGCCCTTTATCGGCACTTCTAGCCATTTGCCCACCTAATGCATCAATTTCACGAACAACAATGCCTTTTGCAGGTCCACCAATAGATGGATTACAACTCATTGCGCCGACTCTATCTAATTTACCGGTAACTAATAAGGTATTAATACCCATTCTTGCCCCGGCGAGTGCTGCTTCAATGCCAGCATGGCCTCCCCCTACTACGATTAAATCATACATAATATCACTTCCCGATTAATAATTCTACCAATAAGTTAGGTTCATTACAACCTAATTACAAAGTAAAAGAAAGGCGATTGCTCGCCTTTTACAATTTTACAAATGTTTCTGCTACTTTTTCCTTTGTGAATCCAAAGGCTTTAATAACAACTTCTAGTGGTGCAGATAGACCATATCTATCAATACCGAATACATGTTTAGTGTATTTATACCAAGATTGACTGGATCCCATTTCAATTGCCAATGTCTTAACGTTTGAAGGTAAGATGGATTCTTGGTAGGCTTTATCTTGTTTTTCAAATAAGTAATGGCTTGGCATTGAAACAACTCTAACGTCTTTTCCTAAGTCCTTAAGTACTTTTTGAGCTTCGATTGCTAAACTCACTTCGCTACCTGCAGCTAGTAAGATACCATCTAGTCTTTCGTGTTCTTTACTTACTACGAATGCGCCCTTTTCAAATGTTTCGAAAGGTACACATGGTAAAGTTGGAACATTTTGACGCGTTAGGATAATCGCTGTTGGCGTTTTATGTTGTTTAACTGCCCATAACCATGCAGCTTTAGTTTCGTTAGCATCCGCTGGTCTAATAACGTTTAAACCTGGAATGACTCTTAAGCCTGCCAATTGTTCAATTGGTTCATGGGTAGGTCCATCTTCACCAACGGCAATCGTATCATGTGAGAATACGAAAATCGATGGAATTTGCATAAGTGCTGCTAAACGAATTGAAGGTTTCATATAGTCTGAGAACACAAAGAATGCGCCAGAGAATGCTTTTAAACCTCCATGTAAAACAATACCATTAGTGATAGCGCCCATAGCATGTTCTCTAACACCGAAGTTAATGTTTCTACCTAAACGGTTAGTCTTGCTGTAGTGTCCATCTGCGCCTTTTGCTTTAGTTGAAGCTGTTAAGTCGGCAGATCCACCAATAATGTTTGGATATTTCTTAGACAAGCCATCTAACACTTTACCTGATGCGCTTCTTGTAGCTACCATAGAGCCTACTTCAAAGGTTGGCAAGTCTTTAAGTTCTAATGAATCTTGTTCTTGGATAAATGCTTTTAGTTGTTGTGCTTCTTGTGGATAAGCTTCTTGGTAATCAGAAATCATGTTAATCCATTTCTTGTAAGCACGTGAGCCTCTGTTATAAACTTTTGTCTTATAGAAGCCATAAACTTCTTGTGGCACTTCAAATGGTGCATAAGACCAGTTAAGGTTTTTTCTTAACTCGTTTGCTTTTTCTTCACCAATTGGAGAACCGTGAACATTGGATGTTCCTGCTAAAGACGTGCCATAACCAATGATTGTTTTAACTTCAATCACACTTGGTTTATCGGTTTCTTTTTGTGCTTTCTTAATGGCTTTATTGATGGCCATTAGGTCATTGCCGTCTGAAACCTTTTGATAATGCCAGTTCATAGATTCGAACTTTTTCTTATGATCGTCTGAGAATGCTAAATCAGTTTTTCCATCTAATTGAATGTCGTTTGAGTCAAATAAAACGATTAATTTGCCTAATCCTAAATGTCCAGCTAGAGATAATGCTTCTAAAGCCACCCCTTCTTGTAAGTCGCCATCGCCACATAATACATAAGTAAAGTGGTCAACGACTTCATAGCCTTCTTTATTGAATTTTGCTGCTAAATGCGTTTCAGCTATCGCCATACCAACGCCATTAGAAATCCCTTGTCCAAGTGGACCTGAGGTCGTTTCAACGCCATCTGTGTGACCATATTCTGGGTGCCCTGGTGTTTTACCAATTTGTCTGAAGTGCTTTAAGTCTTCGATTGATAATTGATACCCTGACAAATGATTTAATCCATATAGCAACATGGAGCCGTGTCCTGCACTAAGGATAAATCTATCTCTGTTAAACCAATTGGATTTCTTAGGAAATGCCTTCAAAAAACGTGTGTAAAGTACATGTGCCATTGGGGCAGCGCCTAATACAATCCCTGGGTGTCCTGAATTTGCTTTATTAATCGCATCAACACCTAAAAAACGTAACGAATTGATACTAAGTTGATCTAAATGTTCCATAATTTCCTCGCTTATTTATTTTCATCTGAAGGTTTTTCTTCAGTAGTCGCCTCTTCTTTTACTTCTTCAAACTTGAAATAAGAATCATAATACTTTTGTTGGTTTTCTAAAAGTTCTTTAAACTTATTTTCACCAACAATCATCTTGATGTCTTTGATTGATTCGCTTCTGACTTGTTCAATCTTCTTTCTCATAATCGAAGTTTGAGCCATGTTCGTTATTAAAACAATCGCTAAAATCCCAATTAATCCGTAGGTTTGATAAGGTTGAAGTGCTTTAAGTGTTGAAAATAACACCGCCAACAACATCGCTACCCCGATTAATGGGAAAACCATTTTATACATTAAGCCAAAACGGATTTTATCTGCTTTTTCATAGAACTTAATCCAAACTAAGTTAGCACGTTTGCCATATAGTTCCTTCATTGCGTTGTAGTACCCATCTTCAATGAGTAATTTGAAGTTCTTTGAATCACTTGTCCAAACTGCAAATTGTCCTTTTCCTGCAAACTTAGCTAAATAGCTTGTTTCGTTCATAGAATGGATTTCTACCGTTTTATTATCTGTTGTTTGTACCTCTTTAGGGTTATTTAATTGTTTATAAATGCCATATTGTAATTTCATAGTATACATCCTCCAAATGGTATTATACCATATTTCGAAAAAGCGATGACATTAAAGCCAATAAAAACCCCAAAAATTATGGGGTTTTTAGCATAAATCGTTTTAGGTGGCTTAGTTGATAAACTCTCTATTCTCGATGATAAGTTGTGGTAATACTGCTATCATTTCAAATTCGAGTGTTAAATCTACTTCAAGTGATATACGCTCAACTTTATGTGATTCTCTTGCTAAACGTTTTTTGTCTTCAGCCATAAACACATCAAAGACTTCTTCGAATAATTCAGGATGATCAATGAATGGGTTACGGTTCTTTTGTGTACCGTAAATTACATTATTACGGTTAATTTCAAATGCATCTACTGGATCTTCTAAATGCCAGCCTAATAAGACAGCCAAGTTACCCATGGTTCTAGCAGGTAAGTCAGAGGTTCTGCCAGATTGTGCAACAATCAGTTTGAACCCATCATTACGATATCTTACCGCCATATACATAAGCATTCTCGCAATATCACCTTTGTCTAAATCTCCTGGGAAGAATCTGTTAGATCCTACTTCCCAAGCGGTTGTAGTCTTAATTGGTAAGTTGAAATAGTAGTTACTTCTTGTACTATTAGTCTTACTATTAGAGATTCTTAAGTGGTGCATGTCTGATACATATGGAGACGCTTTAGAGAATGATGATTGTGGCCATACGTGTTCTTTATTATAACCAGTAATCGATACGTGGTCATAAATCCCTAAGTAACCAGATCCACTAGGATGTTTATCTGAAATCTCTAATACAGCGTTCGTTGATGAATACCCGATGCCTTTATAGTTACGAGAGATGATGCTTGTTAGAGTTTCCACTAACGTTACCCCAGTTAATCCTTGTGCATCCGAATAGTATGCAGAAAGAATAATACCTGTTGTGACATGAACATCAATCGTCCCTGAATAAATTACATCTGACCCATCATAGATTGAATAGCTTAATACAATTGAGATTGGTTCGTCTTGTTCGACAAGTACACCAGAGTTATTCATTACAGCTTGATTGCTTGATGTCCAAACAATTGCTAAACCAAATATAGGATCAACACTTAAAAGGTTTAAGCTAATTTGTGTTTCAATATAGTCCGCAAGTTTTAACCCTTCTAATACGGTTTCTTCAAATAGTACTTTATCAAAACCATTGTTAATGGCTTTAGCTTCATCAGTGACTAATACTTTGTAAGTCCCTTCAACCTTAACGACAATACCTTTAAGAGTGACTGAATCACCAAGCATATAGCCATCAAATGGATTTACATCAAGTTGATTGAATGACACAATGATTCCATCATTAACCACAACAGACAAATCGCCTGATTCAAAATCTTTATATACAATACCATTAAAGGTGACTAATTGTGATAATTGTGTAGATAGTGACTCTACAGTAGCTGGTTTTGTAGTTACTTGTCCAAGTGTTTTCTTCTCAATAGAAGAGACATTACTAACAAGGGCATTCGCCACACTACCTTTAATTAAATAGCTATAGCCGATTTCTAAGTTAGATAACTCAGAAAGCGGCAATTCAACTTCAATACCTTTGGATTGGTCTTGTAAGAAAGCTCTAATCTTTGACCCTTCAACTACGAAAGCCGAAAGGATACCACTGAATTTAACAGCACCTGCAGCATTAACCGCTTGGCTAACAGTGATTGGATCGCCTTCTCCAAGTGTTACTTCAACAATAATCGATTTAGATTCTGTCTTGTTAGTGAAGGTAACTAATAATGCTACTTTTACTTGTCCGTTTGTTGGCATTGAGATTAGCCCTGTAGAAAGATCAATCAATAAATTATTTGGATCTGATTCTAGTGCATAATCATAAGTAATTTCTGATCCATTAGATCCAACACTTAAGAATTCGATTTGGCTTTCTTCCATAATTAATGAAGGGAAAACGAACTCTTTAATATCTTTTTGAATTGCAATGCCTTCTTCTGTTAATGCTTTAGACTTGAATGTGATGTTATCTACAGTAACACGGAATCCTCCTGTGTTTCTAAGTTCAAATACGAACTCTCCAGTCACATTTAAACCATCTATTACATAATCCACAGAACTTGAATCGACACCGATGATTTTAACCAGTTCATTGTTAACATAAACTGAAACTTCACGGAAATCACCTCCTGAGAATGCATGTTTCATTTGAAGTGTGATTTCTGTAACGCCGCCTTGAATAATCCCTTCAAGTTTAGCTGTTTTATCTGCACCAAATGTAAGGGCTAATCCGTCTAATGCTTGGTCGCTTCTCATATATTCAAAGCTCCATGCTGAGTTATTAACACCTACAAATACACCATACTTATAACTGGATCCAGTTGATGGAATTGTACTAAAGTTTTCTGTAAATTGATCCGCTGAATAAGTTTCTTCCACTGTAACAAGAATTCTTACAGTGGATAAGTTATCGCTAGAGTCTACTGCACTATATGTGACTTCATAAACACCAGCTTTGGATAAGTCTAGTTTTGAATCATCTACTGTAACAACTACAGATCCGTCTACATCATCTAAAGCTGTAATCCCAGCCAATAGATTAACTGTAGCACCAACGCTTACAGTTAAGTTCTTAGCACCTTTAATTACTGGTGCGTTTTCATCTTCAACCACTACAGCTTCTACAGTAACAAATACTTTTATGGTTGCTTCATTTTTGCTAGAGTCTACTGCACTATATGTGACTTCATAAACACCAGCTTTGGATAAGTCTAGTTTTGAATCATCTACTGTAACAACTACAGATCCGTCTACATCATCTAAAGCTGTAATCCCAGCCAATAGATTAACTGTAGCACCAACGCTTACGGTTAAGTTCTTAGCACCTTTAATTACTGGTGCGATTTCATCTTCAACCACTACAGCTTCTACAGTAACAAATACTTTTATGGTTGCTTCATTTTTGCTAGAGTCTACTGCACTATATGTGACTTCATAAACACCAGCTTTGGATAGGTCTAGTTTTGAATCATCTACTGTAACAACTACAGATCCGTCTACATCATCTAAAGCAGAAACACCCTCTAATAGATCAACTGTCGCGTCTACGGATACCGTTAAATCTTTAGCCCCAGTAATTACTGGCGCTACTTTATCTTCAACAATGATGTCTACTTTTTTAAGTATAGT is part of the Paracholeplasma morum genome and encodes:
- a CDS encoding DUF951 domain-containing protein translates to MMTYKLKDLITTKKPHVCGSNTWEVVRIGADIKIKCTGCAREVMIPKYELDKKIKK
- a CDS encoding ParB/RepB/Spo0J family partition protein, with product MKTNSKVLGRGLKDLLLENTIDDVLEGEKIVEIAIEEITANPYQPRRVFDPEKINDLAQSIAEHGIFQPIIVKAVKDGYMIVSGERRYRAAKQVGLKTVPSIIRSYDPGKVAEISLVENLQRENLSPIEEAEAYANIMRTMEITQKSLSEKIGKSRSYVTNILGLLNLPEEVQTMLLNNELSMAHARVLSKLDDSLRIKQLARKIIEQDLSVRQIEALAQKEEKTNKQKREPKAKVYVTYEQTLKDKLGMKTTVTDKKLVINYKSLKELEELVEKLSK
- a CDS encoding ParA family protein; the protein is MGKVISVANQKGGVGKTTTSVNLAASLAYYGKKVLLIDFDAQGSATTSLGINRSKLTGNLYDALMGIKTIKEVIIPIQVADKKTLDLVPATIDLAGIDMKLLEQNDHTFVLDSIVAKVKAQYDYVLIDCAPALGISTLNALYASDSVLIPIQCQFLAIDGLTQLLNTIRVVQKNLKVNKRELTIEGVLLTMLDKRTKAGWAIVNEVKEYFQEGVFKTFITSNVAAQVAPTYGVPILTYAPKSSAAVLYKSLAKELIENNENK
- the rsmG gene encoding 16S rRNA (guanine(527)-N(7))-methyltransferase RsmG — protein: MNIFSSLGITPTDSQLEKLDQYYAFLTEKNAVMNLTAITDLEGVYYKHFYDSLSLSKGIDLSKVDTMLDIGSGAGFPGIVIKIFYPNVKLTIVDSLNKRITFLGELLNHLGINDVELVADRAENFVLQRRNHYDLVTARAVAPINILDELALPFVKTGGYLVAMKASNLEEELNLAKRGIGILGGKVEEIISFLLPNGYGERHLLKVKKIKENNHYPRAFKDIKKKPL
- the mnmG gene encoding tRNA uridine-5-carboxymethylaminomethyl(34) synthesis enzyme MnmG, producing the protein MMYDLIVVGGGHAGIEAALAGARMGINTLLVTGKLDRVGAMSCNPSIGGPAKGIVVREIDALGGQMARSADKGQIQMKMLNLSKGPAVWALRAQIDKLEYPKIMLDVLQNTPNLTLLEALVDELIIEEGKAKGIKLENGEQISSKTVVITTGTYLHSRILIGHVATTSGPDNQPTTFGISGQLKRLGFEIVRLKTGTPPRILKSSINYDVTTPQYADDKFQTFSFDPEIKEMGHQEPCFLTHTNLNTHGIITLNLDASAMYGGIVEGVGPRYCPSIEDKVVRFSDKERHQIFLEPESMALDEIYVQGLSTSMPRDVQERIVHSVKGLENAIITKYAYAIEYDAINPTQLFQSLETRLVENLFCAGQINGTSGYEEAAGQGIMAGINAVLKVRGEKPFILKRNEAYIGVLIDDLITKGTKEPYRLLTSRAEHRLLLRHDNADIRLREYGYQLGLLDQERYDKFLAKKQDIETLKETLKTVYINPTEENNQLIRSTGSAKLNDRTTLYELLKRPQIRYNMINEFYPNTYSEAVLEQVEIQIKYSGYIDKAQKEAEKMIRVDDKPIPTDINYDLIRNLAIEARDKLKKIRPMTLGQASRISGVNPSDISILLVYLESLR
- the tkt gene encoding transketolase, which gives rise to MEHLDQLSINSLRFLGVDAINKANSGHPGIVLGAAPMAHVLYTRFLKAFPKKSNWFNRDRFILSAGHGSMLLYGLNHLSGYQLSIEDLKHFRQIGKTPGHPEYGHTDGVETTSGPLGQGISNGVGMAIAETHLAAKFNKEGYEVVDHFTYVLCGDGDLQEGVALEALSLAGHLGLGKLIVLFDSNDIQLDGKTDLAFSDDHKKKFESMNWHYQKVSDGNDLMAINKAIKKAQKETDKPSVIEVKTIIGYGTSLAGTSNVHGSPIGEEKANELRKNLNWSYAPFEVPQEVYGFYKTKVYNRGSRAYKKWINMISDYQEAYPQEAQQLKAFIQEQDSLELKDLPTFEVGSMVATRSASGKVLDGLSKKYPNIIGGSADLTASTKAKGADGHYSKTNRLGRNINFGVREHAMGAITNGIVLHGGLKAFSGAFFVFSDYMKPSIRLAALMQIPSIFVFSHDTIAVGEDGPTHEPIEQLAGLRVIPGLNVIRPADANETKAAWLWAVKQHKTPTAIILTRQNVPTLPCVPFETFEKGAFVVSKEHERLDGILLAAGSEVSLAIEAQKVLKDLGKDVRVVSMPSHYLFEKQDKAYQESILPSNVKTLAIEMGSSQSWYKYTKHVFGIDRYGLSAPLEVVIKAFGFTKEKVAETFVKL
- a CDS encoding endonuclease → MKLFRVFVLLLFVFALYACNGENINVTHEQVFSKLSLTYAEGESKEGVTKDIELTVSEFVGQGVKLEWESSNTAFAKIESNLVKITQPTDENVSVTIKAKVTIGEKVLDKDFTFTILKKVDIIVEDKVAPVITGAKDLTVSVDATVDLLEGVSALDDVDGSVVVTVDDSKLDLSKAGVYEVTYSAVDSSKNEATIKVFVTVEAVVVEDEIAPVIKGAKNLTVSVGATVNLLAGITALDDVDGSVVVTVDDSKLDLSKAGVYEVTYSAVDSSKNEATIKVFVTVEAVVVEDENAPVIKGAKNLTVSVGATVNLLAGITALDDVDGSVVVTVDDSKLDLSKAGVYEVTYSAVDSSDNLSTVRILVTVEETYSADQFTENFSTIPSTGSSYKYGVFVGVNNSAWSFEYMRSDQALDGLALTFGADKTAKLEGIIQGGVTEITLQMKHAFSGGDFREVSVYVNNELVKIIGVDSSSVDYVIDGLNVTGEFVFELRNTGGFRVTVDNITFKSKALTEEGIAIQKDIKEFVFPSLIMEESQIEFLSVGSNGSEITYDYALESDPNNLLIDLSTGLISMPTNGQVKVALLVTFTNKTESKSIIVEVTLGEGDPITVSQAVNAAGAVKFSGILSAFVVEGSKIRAFLQDQSKGIEVELPLSELSNLEIGYSYLIKGSVANALVSNVSSIEKKTLGQVTTKPATVESLSTQLSQLVTFNGIVYKDFESGDLSVVVNDGIIVSFNQLDVNPFDGYMLGDSVTLKGIVVKVEGTYKVLVTDEAKAINNGFDKVLFEETVLEGLKLADYIETQISLNLLSVDPIFGLAIVWTSSNQAVMNNSGVLVEQDEPISIVLSYSIYDGSDVIYSGTIDVHVTTGIILSAYYSDAQGLTGVTLVETLTSIISRNYKGIGYSSTNAVLEISDKHPSGSGYLGIYDHVSITGYNKEHVWPQSSFSKASPYVSDMHHLRISNSKTNSTRSNYYFNLPIKTTTAWEVGSNRFFPGDLDKGDIARMLMYMAVRYRNDGFKLIVAQSGRTSDLPARTMGNLAVLLGWHLEDPVDAFEINRNNVIYGTQKNRNPFIDHPELFEEVFDVFMAEDKKRLARESHKVERISLEVDLTLEFEMIAVLPQLIIENREFIN